AGTTGTAACAAGCGGAAAACCTTCTCTTAAATCATATCTTGATTGAGTTCCAAATTTAGAAACAGTTCCAGTATTGGTTCTGTCTTCTCTTTTTTCTCCATTTGCTAAAACTTCTTTTACCAAATCCAAATATTGTTTCATATTATCACCATTAAAGATTATATACTAGTTGATAAAAATAAAAAAACCCAAATATTAATTTGGATTTTGTTTTTTTATTTAATTATTTTTAGTTCTTTAATAGAAACAACTATTGTTCCTTCATCCATTTTTTCTGTAATTTGTTTTGAGGCAACCTCTCATTCTTTATCTTTATTTGCACTCATAATATCGGAATGATTAAAGATCATTTTAAATTTGAAATTTGAAATTAAATTTTCACCATCTTTAAGTCCTTCGCTTAATTCAGATAATTTTTCATAATTTTCATTATTTTTATTTTGTGAATAATAATTCGGTAAAGTATTTAAAGTATTTCTCATATCTTGTCTTTTTGCAACTTTACCAATCTTAGATTTGTTGTTATCGTAATTCATGTCTATAAGTCTATTATTCATTGAAACATATAGTGAGCGCATTCAAGAATCGTTGTGCGGGTTGTAATCAACACTAATTTCTTCAATTTCTCTCTCTATAAAAACTTCATCTACTTTATAGATATTTGTTGTTGGTGGTTCAATTGTTCCACCACCATCTCCGCCACCACAAGCAACTACGCTTGCAGATGCTGTTGCTGTTAATGACACAGCAGATAATAATGTTAATATTTTTTTCATAATTATTTCTCCTTTATATTTTTATTATCATACTATAATTATTGTTTGATAAATTGTTTTTAATTTCTAAATTTTTTAAAATACTATTGTTTTTTCCATTTTCATTTATTTTTTTAACTAATTGATTAAATTTTAAGTTTTTTTGCTTATTAATATCTTCAATACTTCTTGAGATTAACATTTTTGAATTTATGGGTTTAATATCTGAAATTATGTTCATTTGTCAATAATAATAATTATCAGAAAATATTCCCAAATTCATAGTGTCTATGAATTTTTGATTTAGACTATTGATATCAAATTTTAATTCATCTAGTTTTTTATTCTCTTCATTTACCTTAATTAAATTTTGCTCCATTTTTTTTCTTAATTTTTCCTGCTTATCATTATTTATTTTAAATTTTTTAGTAAGTTCCTTTTGTGTATTTAAAAGTTGAATGTAAGATTCTGCAATTGTTTTGTCATTAAGTTCTAATAAAGGTTTTATTTCTTCGTATTGAAAGCTTAACTTCTCATCAAATGTATCTGCTAGTTTTTTAGCTTGAAAACCAACACCAATAAAAACAAATATTGCCTCTAAAGCTTTTCCTACATACGGAATCTTACTAACACCTTCATCAACAAGTAACTGTATTCCCATGGTAAGTATTTCAGATTCTTTTTCACCTAAACCAGCATCTTCTAACAATTTTGTTATTCAATCATTACTTAAAGGATCGACATCCAGCATTTGTTTTCTTAAATTTTCCATGTTTTCTTTCATTTCTTGGAATTGTTCATATTCATCTGAACCCTCAGTTAAAAATACATCAACGTATGTTTGAATACCTCTTGCAGCATAATCCATATTGTTTTTAAAATTTATACTAAATGCAGTTCCATAAAATGGTATAAAAGCTAACCCTCAGTTTTTTGCATGTCATTCTGCAGAGTTGTAGTAAACATCGATATTAGTTCTACCATTACTATAAATTTCTTTAACATTTCCAGCTAATTGCAAAGTATAATCTAATAATTTAAATATACTATTTATTATTTCATTTTCTTTGGCTAAGCCTTTTAGTTTTTCATCAATTTCTGCATTTTCAACATTAATGTCATTAATGCTTTTTTGACTTGATTGTAATTCATAGTTTAAAGTTGTTATTTTTCTATCATAAATATCAAAGAATTTAATTGCTTCTTCTCTTTTTAGTTGTTCATATTCAATGAATAAGTTTTTAATTTCAGGATCTTCTGTTTTAGCTATAAAGTTAATACTTATTTCCTGACTTTTATTCATTAAATCTAAATAGAAATTAGATTGATTTGGTGTTTCCACTCGCTCTAATTGTTCTTTATAAATATTTAAAACTTGAGTTATTTTTGTACTAGTATTATAGAAAAATGTACTTGAATAGATTTCATCTAACATTATTGTAGATTGTAGTAATAAATTTTCTATAAATACTATGTCTTGATAACTTTGTGGATTTGATATTACTTTATCTAAAATTTTAGATGTTTCAATCATTTCATATGGAGTTTCAAATTTATCAATCGGATCAAATCTAGACGAATTATTTATAGAAACAATTGCACTAGATGTTGCTGTAATTCCTAAAGTTAAACTTCCTAACGATAATAATAATTTACGCATTATTTAAAATCCTCCTTGTGTTTTTCAATAAAACTATTTAGATTTTCTAACATTGCATTTTCATTTTTAATATTTTCAATTGATGTATTTTTTGTATTTCCATCAATTTTATTAATTATATTTTCGTATGTAAATCTTCTTTGTGTGACCATTTTTAAATAAACTTCAATTTGTGAATTGAAATATTTAATTGGATTTAAATTAATTGTTGCTTTTGTTTGACCCAAATTAATTATTTCTAGATATTCTGAATAATCTGAAAAGAAATTATTTCAAGTTTTTAAATTTTCGTCATAGTAATCATACTTACTACTTTCTAAAACTAATTCAGTTTCTCTAAAAATTTCCTCTTGTATTAAAAGTTCTTTTTGAGCTTCTTCTATTTCAGCAGCCACTCCACCTTCATCAACAATTAATTCATCTGGTATTTCAGAGTAGTTGTCTCTAATTTCTACAATTAGATCAATTGCTTTTTGAGAGTCCTTAGCAACAGATATAGTTTTATATCAATCTTTAACTTTATCTATAGTTGCAAAAGCAAGACCTCTAATTTGTCCGAAAATTGCATTTGATGGAGATAGAATATCAAGTATTTGGCTTGATAATGCGTCAGCCATTTCAATTGCTGTTTGAATTGCTTCATCAAATTTTGTTTCAACTTTTACACCATTTTTTTCAAATGATTCTTTAACTTCACTAGATAATCTTGGAATTTGGTTATTTACAAATTCAAAAAAGTTACTTGCACTTTTATGCAGCGAAGAAAAAAGAATATCATCTATTTTATAAATTTCCATTAATACATCAGAAACTATTCCGATAGTTTTTGCTAATTTCTCTTCTTCTGTATCTTCTGGAGTAACTTCCTCTTCCAATCTTTTAGCAACCTCTTCATCTGATAATACATAAAGATCATTTGGATCTATTTCTATAGGATTAAGCTCAGGATCTGAAGGATCTGAGTTTTGTCCTATTAAAATTCAATCTTCTACCATTTCATCTGGTTTTTGTTCTCTATTTTCTAATTTGCTTTGAATTAAATCAATGTAAAATTGTTCTCCAGGTAAGTATTTTTTAATAATTTGATCAAAGATAATTGTTTTTTTATTTAACATATTATTAAAGAATGCT
This genomic interval from Spiroplasma monobiae MQ-1 contains the following:
- a CDS encoding lipoprotein, encoding MKKILTLLSAVSLTATASASVVACGGGDGGGTIEPPTTNIYKVDEVFIEREIEEISVDYNPHNDSWMRSLYVSMNNRLIDMNYDNNKSKIGKVAKRQDMRNTLNTLPNYYSQNKNNENYEKLSELSEGLKDGENLISNFKFKMIFNHSDIMSANKDKEWEVASKQITEKMDEGTIVVSIKELKIIK